The segment TCTGTTTCCGCTGTTGGGGGCGGTGGCCAACGGCTTGATCGGCAACCGCCGCGGATGGTCGAAGAGGACAACTTCGGCGGTAGCGTTGGCCGGCAGCGGGCTGGCCATGCTGTCCGCCTTTACCGCGGTGGCCTACTGGCTTTGGCATTTTGGTCGCCACCACGTATGGCAGGTGACGCTGTTTTCGTGGATCCCGCCGCTTCCCGGGCATACCGTGGCCGGCCAATTGGCGCCGTTTTCCATTGACTTTTCCCTGCGTTTGGATGCGCTTTCGGCGGTCATGGTGTTCTTTGTCACCTTTGTGGGGTTCTTGATTCACGTTTACTCCGTTGGCTACATGCACGGCGAAAGCGACCGGGGCTTTGCCCGCTACTTTGCTTACCTTAACCTCTTCATGTTTGCCATGCTCACCCTCGTCCTGGGGGCCAACCTCCTGGTCCTCTTTGTGGGCTGGGAAGGCGTTGGCCTTTGCTCCTACCTCCTCATTGGCTACTACTTCACCCAGGACTG is part of the Thermoanaerobaculum aquaticum genome and harbors:
- a CDS encoding proton-conducting transporter transmembrane domain-containing protein, which gives rise to MDAVLGLVLLFPLLGAVANGLIGNRRGWSKRTTSAVALAGSGLAMLSAFTAVAYWLWHFGRHHVWQVTLFSWIPPLPGHTVAGQLAPFSIDFSLRLDALSAVMVFFVTFVGFLIHVYSVGYMHGESDRGFARYFAYLNLFMFAMLTLVLGANLLVLFVGWEGVGLCSYLLIGYYFTQDWCASAGKKAFIVNRIGDFGFLLAIFLAYKVFGTVDFGQIAQAVEENPASYAGYLNAIGLLLFVGAVGKSAQLPLYVWLPDAMAGPTPVSALIHAATMVTAGVYMVARTNVIYR